The sequence CGACGGCACCACCGACGCCGTGGAGTGGGTCCCGCTGGCCGAGATACAGGCCGGTGAGCGGCCGCTGTTCTCGCTGGTGCGAGCGGCGGTCGCGGCCGCCCGCGAGGACCGCTGAGCGGCGTACCGCGTCAGGAGCGCGTGACGTCGGAGAGCGAGGCGAAGACCACGGTGTTGCCCACGTGGGTGCCGATGTCGGGGTCGAACATGCTGCAGGTGATCAGCCGCAGCGTCGAGGACCCCAGGTCCTTGCCACCGTAGACCAGCTCGGTGGGGAAGGAGGCCTTCTCGACGTCGCGCAGGGCGTCGACGGTGAAGGTGGCGACCACGCCGTCGCGGCGGGTCACGGTGATCTCGTCGCCGGGGCGCAGCGTGGCGAGGTCGGCGAAGACCGACGGCCCCTGCTCGGTGTCGACGTGGCCCTCGATGATCGACGGGCCGAGCTGGCCCGGTGAGGGTGACTCCTCGAACCACGCGGCCTCGTCGAGCCGCGGCCCGGGCTGGGGCACCGCGAGGGTGCCGTCGGGGTTCTTGCCGATCGGGTGCACCGCGGTGTCGACGTCGATGGCGGGGATCTCGAGGCGACGCGGCGGCGAGAGGGGGAGGGGCGCCTCTCCGGACGCCTCCTGCCCCGAGTCCGCGCCGCCGCGCGCTCCGTCCGTGGACGAGGGGGGTGGGTCCACGGGGGTCGGGGACGTCCGGTCGGGATCGACGGTGCCGACCGCGGCCGGTGGGTCAGACGTGCGCTGCTGGTGGACCAGTGCCCACCCGATGAGCACGGTGCCGAGCGCGACCGTCACCACGGCGATCAGGCTGATCGCCCGCTTGCTCCGCATGGTCACGCCCGGCACCGAGTCCTTGTCCCGAGTCGGTCAGCGGGCCTCGACCGCGTCCGTGCGGAAGCGACGGTTGGCGGCGTACAGCGCGCCTCCGCCGAGCACGAGTGCAGCGCCTCCGCCGAGCAGGCCGAGGTCCTCCATGCCGGAGGTCGAGCCGCTACCGGTCGCGACGCCACCGGAGGGCATCGTGGCGATCGAACCGCACAGCGCCGGTGCCGTCGCGGCCAGCGGCAGCTCCGGGACGAGCGGGCTCTTGGCGTTCTGGGCCTCCTGGCTCAGCGTGGACGGG comes from Nocardioides panacisoli and encodes:
- a CDS encoding class F sortase produces the protein MRSKRAISLIAVVTVALGTVLIGWALVHQQRTSDPPAAVGTVDPDRTSPTPVDPPPSSTDGARGGADSGQEASGEAPLPLSPPRRLEIPAIDVDTAVHPIGKNPDGTLAVPQPGPRLDEAAWFEESPSPGQLGPSIIEGHVDTEQGPSVFADLATLRPGDEITVTRRDGVVATFTVDALRDVEKASFPTELVYGGKDLGSSTLRLITCSMFDPDIGTHVGNTVVFASLSDVTRS